In Helianthus annuus cultivar XRQ/B chromosome 8, HanXRQr2.0-SUNRISE, whole genome shotgun sequence, a single genomic region encodes these proteins:
- the LOC118481197 gene encoding uncharacterized protein LOC118481197 translates to MFLVKIAVPVVPTIKVLVTFTKFEESSPEEFSSPLSSPAHFQDVKTKEPEGSGSWISWMKGSHGGQSSDNEVCSFKDETDPFNIQPDYTWVDAKRRMKPKKAKSKKHKKQSARNAEIGGQRLNEDLE, encoded by the exons ATGTTCCTGGTCAAG ATCGCTGTTCCAGTCGTGCCAACAATTAAGGTTCTTGTAACATTTACAAAATTTGAGGAATCTTCACCCGAGGAATTTTCTTCGCCTCTATCGAGCCCGGCCCATTTTCAAGATGTGAAAACTAAAGAACCAGAAGGGTCTGGTTCATGGATTTCATGGATGAAAGGAAGCCATGGAGGTCAATCAAGTGACAATGAAGTGTGCAGCTTTAAAGATGAAACCGACCCGTTTAACATACAACCTGATTACACGTGGGTCGATGCCAAACGAAGAATGAAACCGAAGAAAGCCAAGAGCAAGAAACACAAGAAGCAATCAGCAAGAAATGCTGAAATTGGTGGACAAAGATTAAATGAAGATTTGGAATAA